The Flavobacterium johnsoniae UW101 genomic interval CCACGGCTTGATTATGCAGTTTTTCAACTAATGAAAATGCCTCATAATTAAAAACCGGAATTAAAATAGAAAGCATTACACGCTTCTTTGCACTACTTCAAAAATTCTTTCATCTTCACATTTTAATGTTTTCGATGGGAATTTCATCAACAAAGCATAATCGTGAGTCGCCATGATAATAGTTTTACCATTGGCATTGATCGTTTTTAAAACCTCTAAAACCTCAGAACTTGTCTGCGGATCAAGGTTTCCTGTTGGTTCATCGGCAAGGATAAATTCAGGATCGTTAAGCAAAGCTCTTGCAATGGCAACACGCTGCTGTTCACCGCCAGAAAGCTGGTGAGGCATTTTGTTTAGGAAATCTTTCATTCCAACTTTATCCAAAACTTCATCAATTTTATATTCCATTGCTTCTTTTTCAACCCATCCGGTCGCTTTAAGAACAAAAAGCATATTGTCTTTAATAGAACGGTCCGGAAGTAATTTGAAATCCTGGAAAACAATACCAATTTTACGTCTCAGGTACGGAATATCTTTTTCTTTTAAAGTTGCCAAATCAAAGTCAACAATATGAGCTTCACCTTCAGTTAAAGGCAGATCAGCGTACAAAGTTTTTAAGAAGCTGCTTTTTCCGGAACCTGTTTTCCCGATGATGTAGATAAATTCACCATGTTGAACATCCAAATTAATATGAGATAAAATTTTTCTTCCTTCTTGATATATAGTGACTTCTTTAAGAGATAGTACGGTTTGTGACATAATAAAATTGATTTGAATGGTAAAAGTAATAAGATAACGATTGGATTCAAAATAAATTTCAATCATTTCTTAAGAAAAATTCTAGAAAAAGGAATGAAAATTTAAATGATAAAGGCAATAGATATTCATTTTAACAGATCTGTTAAAAGCTCCTCGCTTATAATAACTTATGCTGGTTATAAAGCTCAGATTTATTTTTCATAATGCGCCTAAATGTCTGTAATTGCATTTTTGTTCATAATAAATTCAAGAAACGTTTCGTTATAAACGGTATAAAATGATAAATTTGAATATTAAATATAACTAAAATGCATAGACTTTCCTGGTTCTTTTTATTCCAAATTATCCTTACTTCGACTATAGCTTCGGCACAAAAATCAGCTATTTATACTTACGAATTAAAGGATTTTGACAAAGCACTGGCTTTATATAATGACAAACAATACGCTTCGGCACAACATATTTTTGAGTATGTAAAAAATAACGCAGCAACTGAAGAAGTAAAATCAGACTGTGCTTATTATATCGCAAATTGTGCAATTAGAACCAATCAGGCAAATGCCGATGCTTTGATGGAAAAATTCGTAGAAGATTACCCAACAAGCACCAAACAAAATCAGGCATACATTGAAGTGGCACAGTATTTCTTTGAGCAAGGAAATTATCCAAAAGCTTTGCAGTGGTTTGACAAAGTAGATGAAAGCTACATGAGTAAAAAAGAATCGGATAAATTTAATTTCCAGAAAGGATACAGTTATTTTAATGCTAAAAAGAAAAAAGAAGCCACAACGTATTTTAATAAAGTCGTAAACTCTCCAGAATACGGTTCGCAGGCCAAATATTATTTAGGATTTATGGCGTATGAAGGCGACGATTACAAAGAAGCAACGAAGTATTTTGATGAGGTTTCGGGCGAAGAAAAATACAAAGAGAAACTTTCGTACTATCAGGCTGATATGAATTTTAAATTAGGAAATTTCCAAAAAGCAATTGATTTAGGCCAAAAAGCGATGGCGAAATCAAATGAAATGGAAAAATCAGAATTGAATAAAATTATTGGTGAAAGTTATTTTAATTTAAAACAATACGATAAAGCAATTCCGTATTTAGAGCAGTACGCAGGAAAAAAGGGAAAATGGAATAATACCGATTTCTATCAGTTAGGTTATGCGTATTACGAGCAGAAAAATTACGAAAAAGCGATTTCTCAATTCAATAAAATTATTGAAGGAAAAGATTTCGTAGCTCAAAATGCCTATTATCATTTAGGTTTAAGTTATTTAAATACAGGTAAAAAACAAGAAGCTTTAAATGCATTTAAGAATGCATCAGAAATGGATTTTAATGCACAAATTCAGGAAGATGCTGCTTTAAATTATGCTAAAGTGAGTTATGATATTGGAAACGCATATCAAACCGTTCCGGGAATTTTACTTGATTTCTTAAAAAAATATCCAAACAATTCAAACAGGGCAGAAGTAGAAAAACTTTTAGTTGACTCTTATATTTCGACTAAAAACTACAAAGAAGCTTTAGCATTATTAGAAAAAAACAGAACTGCCGAAAATAAAGCGGCGTATCAAAAAGTACTTTTTTATAGAGGAGTTGAATTGTACAATGAATTGAATTATACTGAAGCCGGAAAAATGTTTAAAAGTGCTGCAAGCGAACAAAAAACGCCTGAATTTACTGCACGCGCTACATTCTGGAAAGCTGAAACGGAATATCTTAATGACGATA includes:
- a CDS encoding cell division ATP-binding protein FtsE; the encoded protein is MSQTVLSLKEVTIYQEGRKILSHINLDVQHGEFIYIIGKTGSGKSSFLKTLYADLPLTEGEAHIVDFDLATLKEKDIPYLRRKIGIVFQDFKLLPDRSIKDNMLFVLKATGWVEKEAMEYKIDEVLDKVGMKDFLNKMPHQLSGGEQQRVAIARALLNDPEFILADEPTGNLDPQTSSEVLEVLKTINANGKTIIMATHDYALLMKFPSKTLKCEDERIFEVVQRSV